The following are from one region of the Alicyclobacillus fastidiosus genome:
- a CDS encoding sugar transferase: protein MQHLSRNAKTISFVVDLVTIVAVFFLTSSVAGAIAGHQISLLGSRRYIETEILCFTAWSLALALLAEYPSRRTPGMFRDLEVVVKLNVLAVFLFLCTSFVIKAVDVSRIFMGTYVCLVIVSMFFNRYIVRFVLYLLRRSGWDLRSRILVGTNENVIRYLNEVAGDRKLGLRVTGYIGREINRSLPIPYLGSIEEMGEILSRYTPDGVVIALRITDPNLEHVIRACEEQGVSMELLLDGLSTQIANSSIYHGPTISSLLLSSIPHTPISLFLKRVTDVVVSLLAICLLSPIMIVVALAIKLEDGGPVFFRQQRVGLRNLPFAMYKFRSMRVDAEALKERILHLNEMSGPVFKLHNDPRVTKVGAFIRRTSIDEIPQFFNVLVGNMSLVGPRPPLPSEVNEYEHVYRRRLSVRPGMTCLWQISGRNEIDFEQWMSLDLRYIDNWSYLQDWKILAMTIPAVLKRNGAR from the coding sequence ATGCAGCATCTTTCGCGCAACGCGAAAACGATTAGTTTCGTGGTAGACCTGGTAACCATCGTCGCTGTCTTCTTTCTTACTTCTTCTGTGGCAGGCGCTATCGCCGGTCACCAAATCTCGTTACTCGGGTCACGCAGGTACATTGAGACGGAGATTCTCTGTTTTACCGCTTGGTCGCTTGCTCTAGCATTGCTCGCGGAATACCCGAGTCGGCGTACACCTGGGATGTTTCGAGACCTTGAGGTTGTTGTCAAACTCAATGTCCTCGCAGTCTTCTTGTTTTTATGTACATCCTTCGTGATCAAGGCGGTCGACGTCAGCCGCATCTTCATGGGGACTTACGTCTGCCTGGTGATTGTGTCCATGTTCTTCAATCGCTATATCGTTCGATTTGTTCTTTATTTACTTCGGCGATCGGGATGGGATCTTCGCAGCCGTATACTGGTCGGAACCAATGAAAACGTGATTCGCTATCTCAATGAGGTTGCCGGTGACAGAAAACTGGGCCTTCGTGTCACGGGTTACATCGGACGCGAGATCAATCGGAGTTTACCGATTCCATATTTAGGGTCGATCGAGGAAATGGGTGAAATTCTTTCGCGATACACGCCTGATGGAGTGGTGATCGCACTTCGAATCACCGATCCGAATCTTGAACACGTCATCCGCGCCTGTGAAGAGCAGGGCGTTTCGATGGAACTGTTATTGGACGGATTGTCGACACAGATTGCAAATAGTTCCATCTACCATGGGCCTACCATCTCCAGCCTATTGCTGTCATCGATTCCGCACACACCCATCTCGTTATTTCTCAAACGCGTAACGGACGTAGTCGTCAGCCTACTAGCGATATGTCTTCTCTCTCCCATCATGATTGTCGTCGCATTGGCGATCAAATTGGAAGACGGTGGACCTGTGTTCTTTCGGCAACAGCGGGTTGGTTTGCGAAACCTACCGTTCGCTATGTACAAATTCCGCAGCATGCGTGTAGACGCGGAAGCGTTAAAGGAACGCATTCTTCACTTAAATGAAATGTCAGGGCCAGTCTTCAAATTGCACAACGATCCGCGGGTGACCAAGGTAGGGGCCTTTATCCGAAGGACCAGCATTGATGAAATTCCTCAATTTTTCAACGTACTAGTTGGCAATATGAGTCTCGTCGGTCCAAGACCTCCGCTTCCGAGTGAAGTCAATGAGTACGAACACGTATATCGGCGACGTCTGAGTGTGCGGCCAGGCATGACTTGTCTATGGCAAATCAGCGGAAGAAACGAGATCGACTTCGAACAGTGGATGAGCCTAGACCTTAGATACATCGACAATTGGTCGTACCTGCAGGACTGGAAGATACTCGCAATGACCATTCCGGCCGTCCTCAAAAGGAACGGGGCGCGATAG
- a CDS encoding Wzz/FepE/Etk N-terminal domain-containing protein, whose amino-acid sequence MELREYWRVIKKRLLLILFIPIVAGAVSGYYVMKKTPLYTATTTLLLSQTSDQLGGTPDTATYSGVIQSDYFTQMVDAQSNLSVSKSIIGLTFNGQLMNIMITSGDPEFASKAADAVAETVIDKGPGIIPGLHSAGVLNPATSSPVPLHKKQDVTLATGIAFLVGLGIAFLLEYLDLRFKSETDIVKYLGIPALGGVAEYRPNKRKKA is encoded by the coding sequence ATGGAACTGAGGGAGTATTGGCGGGTTATCAAAAAACGGCTGTTGTTGATTCTGTTTATCCCGATTGTTGCAGGTGCGGTCTCGGGTTACTACGTGATGAAAAAGACGCCGCTGTATACCGCGACGACGACTCTACTGTTGAGTCAGACGAGTGATCAACTAGGCGGTACTCCTGACACCGCGACTTACTCAGGCGTCATTCAAAGCGATTATTTCACCCAGATGGTCGACGCCCAGTCGAACTTGTCCGTTTCGAAATCGATCATTGGACTCACCTTCAACGGCCAATTGATGAATATCATGATAACCTCGGGTGATCCGGAGTTTGCCTCGAAAGCTGCAGACGCTGTGGCAGAAACCGTGATTGATAAAGGGCCTGGAATCATCCCTGGTTTGCATAGCGCTGGCGTGCTCAACCCTGCTACGTCCTCCCCTGTGCCTTTGCATAAAAAGCAGGACGTGACTTTGGCAACGGGCATCGCATTCCTCGTCGGCTTGGGTATAGCTTTCCTACTTGAATATCTAGATCTTCGGTTCAAGTCAGAAACTGACATTGTCAAATATTTAGGGATCCCTGCTCTCGGCGGCGTTGCGGAATATCGCCCAAACAAGCGGAAGAAGGCGTAA
- the sinI gene encoding DNA-binding anti-repressor SinI, with protein MLLDAEKREQNEPTLDIEWLQLVLMAREIGLSTEEVRLFLQQKIEHSV; from the coding sequence ATGCTATTGGATGCCGAGAAACGAGAACAGAACGAGCCCACGCTTGATATTGAGTGGCTGCAACTTGTCTTGATGGCCCGAGAGATTGGACTCAGCACTGAAGAAGTCAGACTCTTTTTACAACAGAAGATCGAACATTCTGTGTGA
- a CDS encoding CpsD/CapB family tyrosine-protein kinase yields the protein MAARRRRKSHTSRNVSSSVTESYQTIGANMFLGGDNLDSNVILVTSATSGEGKTSTVYHLGIVAAQTGRNVLVVDANLRRPQLHQMFYIENDIGLSGIVGGEKWSECIIKSETPRLYLMPSGPAHENPNMILYSREFTNFLEHCCRQFDLVIIDSPPVLEVSDAIILAPSVGGIVFVIDGKRTSRASARRAISALRHVNGRIIGGVLNRKPKGQYDYHIETLGELQPIERRS from the coding sequence ATGGCCGCGAGAAGGCGTCGCAAGTCACATACGTCACGCAATGTTAGCTCCTCTGTCACTGAATCGTACCAGACTATCGGAGCGAATATGTTTTTGGGCGGTGACAATCTCGACTCGAATGTAATTCTTGTAACGAGTGCGACAAGTGGAGAAGGAAAAACGTCTACCGTATACCATCTGGGAATTGTAGCGGCTCAAACTGGACGGAACGTCCTGGTCGTCGATGCCAACTTAAGGCGCCCGCAGTTGCACCAAATGTTCTACATCGAGAACGACATCGGATTGAGCGGTATCGTCGGAGGAGAAAAGTGGAGTGAGTGCATCATCAAGTCTGAGACTCCCCGTTTATACTTGATGCCCAGCGGACCTGCTCATGAAAACCCAAATATGATTCTATATTCACGTGAGTTCACGAATTTCCTTGAACACTGCTGTCGTCAATTTGATCTAGTCATCATTGACAGCCCCCCGGTACTGGAAGTTAGCGACGCAATCATCCTCGCCCCCTCTGTGGGCGGCATCGTATTCGTCATCGACGGGAAAAGGACGAGTCGCGCGAGTGCACGCAGAGCAATCTCCGCCCTGCGCCATGTCAACGGCCGGATTATCGGCGGTGTGCTGAACCGTAAACCGAAGGGTCAGTATGACTATCACATAGAGACGCTCGGCGAATTGCAACCAATCGAAAGGAGATCCTGA
- a CDS encoding helix-turn-helix transcriptional regulator has protein sequence MIGKRLYELRRERNLSLSELAKRSNVAKSYLSAIERHIQVNPSLHVLERISKVLNVQIQTLLGESTVDGQEE, from the coding sequence ATGATTGGAAAACGTCTTTACGAACTTCGACGCGAGCGCAACTTATCACTGTCTGAACTGGCGAAGCGATCGAACGTTGCCAAGTCGTACCTCAGTGCGATTGAACGACACATCCAGGTCAATCCATCACTTCACGTTCTCGAACGGATTTCAAAGGTACTGAATGTTCAAATTCAAACCTTGCTTGGCGAGTCGACTGTAGATGGTCAGGAAGAATGA